One genomic segment of Helianthus annuus cultivar XRQ/B chromosome 14, HanXRQr2.0-SUNRISE, whole genome shotgun sequence includes these proteins:
- the LOC110928086 gene encoding uncharacterized protein LOC110928086, producing the protein MDARHAKPPDILISSLNPNKGFATRTLNIDGKTFCPRRGVSSDVQQGPKIVNIIDELTKITVPVDIQADGQDVANPEAVHVVGESSNPNNSPQVTYADRVKLNMRGKREVNFRLLESTETVEEADVVIPKEAVRQVQKKFENVLYGYFLGDRLPFPVVEYYVKNVWAKYGFVKAMMNSDGFFFFKFDSKEGMNKVLEGGPWLIRKMPLFLNVWGPTISLKKDGIKSVPVWIKFHNVPLAVYTDDGLSLLASKVGIPKRLDAYTADMCIDNWGRTSYARALVEINAENELKSQVVVAIPKMDEEGFVKESIRIEYEWKPHRCDTCRLFGHNNLSCPRTPKDKAKQVIIDEEGYIMDKRKTAKNGFPQKKQKPKFVYKPKSNSTGASTSGTKEQPEAKKVSYHVDTQNKFESLADDSLKLGTLNELNYDDPIYEKTDGSGSSQVEKSSKQLNPSNVEEEGFLDPFQTEVSSFMSLNKKNDRSEGASTPVDMESHVEVSKLSKVCGRVFKKWEWTSNGGVCNKGTRIIVGWNDDHIQLMVLAQTDQVMHVQLKSNIDSKVLFVSFVYAKNTYQERRVLWQDICKHRLVVRNQSWIVMGDFNSALYMDDCLHGSSTPTIGMRDFFECVQHNELLDIQGHGLHFTWNQKPRDGIGILKKIDRVMGNVSFLDDFPNAHVVYHPYRLSDHTPCILKTAREVRLKPKPFKFANFIAAKDGFKECVMAEWSKNVVGIPMLSVVKKLRNLKHPLRILLHKQGNLHAKVNDLRASLDDVHKLIDQNPFDADLRIKESNIIKELHSAAYDEESFVKQKAKLDWLSAGDGNTTYFHNFVKSRNARSKIHSINDANGNHFEGSDVECAIVDHYMKFLGVESAVEDMNLEDLFSKTVNPVEANHMIRPVTREEIKAAMFSIGDNKAPGPDGYTSVFFKKTWDIVGEEVSDAIMQFFDNGKLLQQVNHTIIALVPKVPTPSSVLEYRPISCCNVIFKCISKILADRIKGSLGGLVNMNQSAFVPGRRISDNILLTQELMHNYHLHKGKPRCAFKIDIQKAYDTVSWSFLKSILTNFGFPSRMVDWIMTCVSTVSFSLSVNGNLCGYFKGKRGLRQGDPISPYLFTLVMEVLSLLLQKAAEQHPAFRYHDKCKQQKIINVSFADDLFLFVNPDMVSVKVMRDTLELFTRISGLSPNLAKSTIFFCNVSSVVKQEIRSLLPFQEGDLPVRYLGVPLISTKLMYKDCKILVDRVDKKIDHWMNKSLSFAGRLQLIKSVISAMHIYWASVFMLPARIIGDIEKRMCNFLWSGGLNKVAHPKVAWKNVCLPKSEGGLGIRRIQDMNKALLANHVWSILLKRESLWVKWVHSYRIKGKNFWDIPFRGSMTWGWRKILMLRASVRQFVWYAIGNGRNTNAWHDNWCDQSPLGDFITPRRIHGAGFNMSSNVADLVSHQNEWVWPASWFQLYPVLRNLMPPILNQNVPDRLIWKDRQDKHREFSATEVWENIRMRGEEVHWAELVWFSQCIPRHSFHMWLVIKNKLKTQDRMGISDAGSATNLNLMCCPLCWNGKDSRDHLFFQCSYGLQVWNTVKDLAYMETVDANWDSIMNWFSQNPSGKSSESLVGKMVVAASTYFIWQERNNRLFSPKQRNAALIANIILHTVRMKLMTFKAGRGSKNPLLLQRWKFQVKTMSIDPG; encoded by the exons ATGGATGCAAGACATGCCAAGCCGCCGGATATTTTGATTTCCTCGTTAAACCCTAATAAGGGTTTTGCTACGCGAACTTTGAACATTGATGGTAAAACTTTCTGTCCACGTAGGGGTGTTTCGTCTGATGTTCAACAAGGGCCGAAGATTGTTAACATAATAGACGAACTTACCAAGATCACAGTTCCAGTTGATATTCAAGCCGATGGCCAAGATGTCGCTAACCCTGAGGCTGTGCATGTGGTAGGTGAGAGTTCGAACCCTAATAATTCTCCTCAGGTTACATATGCAGATAGGGTTAAACTCAATATGAGAGGGAAACGTGAGGTTAACTTCAGACTACTCGAATCCACGGAGACAGTGGAGGAGGCTGATGTGGTTATCCCGAAAGAAGCTGTTCGGCAGGTACAAAAGAAATTTGAGAACGTTCTTTATGGTTATTTTCTGGGTGATAGATTACCGTTTCCGGTAGTTGAATATTATGTAAAGAACGTTTGGGCGAAGTATGGTTTTGTTAAGGCTATGATGAACTCTGACGGGTTCTTCTTCTTCAAGTTTGACTCTAAGGAGGGTATGAATAAAGTTCTTGAGGGGGGTCCATGGTTGATACGTAAGATGCCGTTATTCCTGAATGTATGGGGTCCGACAATAAGTTTAAAGAAAGATGGTATTAAGTCTGTTCCTGTTTGGATAAAGTTTCATAATGTTCCTCTTGCTGTTTACACTGATGATGGTCTTAGTCTTCTGGCTTCGAAAGTTGGTATTCCCAAGAGGCTAGATGCTTACACAGCTGATATGTGTATTGATAATTGGGGTCGGACTAGTTATGCTCGTGCCTTGGTGGAGATAAATGCAGAAAACGAGCTTAAGAGTCAAGTAGTAGTTGCTATTCCAAAGATGGATGAAGAGGGTTTTGTAAAGGAAAGCATTAGAATTGAGTATGAGTGGAAACCACATCGTTGTGATACTTGTCGATTATTTGGCCATAATAATTTGTCTTGCCCGAGAACTCCGAAGGATAAAGCTAAACAGGTTATTATTGATGAGGAGGGGTACATTATGGATAAAAGGAAAACAGCAAAGAATGGCTTTCCACAGAAAAAACAGAAGCCGAAATTTGTGTACAAGCCTAAGTCTAACTCAACTGGTGCTAGTACGTCAGGAACGAAAGAACAGCCGGAAGCCAAAAAAGTGTCCTATCATGTGGATACTCAAAACAAGTTTGAAAGTCTAGCTGATGATTCTTTGAAATTAGGAACTTTAAACGAGCTGAATTATGATGACCCGATTTATGAGAAAACTGATGGTTCAGGGAGTAGTCAAGTTGAGAAGAGTTCAAAACAACTAAATCCGAGTAATGTTGAGGAGGAGGGCTTTCTTGATCCCTTCCAAACGGAAGTTTCGTCGTTTATGAGTCTGAATAAAAAGAATGATcgttctgagggggcaagcactcccgttGACATGG AGTCTCATGTGGAGGTTTCGAAGCTGTCGAAAGTGTGTGGTAGAGTGTTTAAAAAGTGGGAATGGACGTCCAATGGTGGGGTTTGTAACAAAGGGACCAGAATCATTGTGGGATGGAATGATGACCATATTCAGCTTATGGTGCTAGCTCAAACAGACCAGGTTATGCATGTTCAGCTTAAGTCTAACATCGATTCCAAAGTATTGTTTGTGTCTTTTGTCTATGCCAAGAATACTTACCAAGAGCGACGGGTCTTATGGCAAGATATATGCAAGCATAGGTTGGTAGTCAGGAACCAATCGTGGATTGTGATGGGGGATTTCAACTCGGCCCTTTATATGGATGATTGCCTGCATGGATCTTCCACTCCAACGATAGGTATGAGGGATTTTTTTGAATGTGTTCAACATAATGAGTTGCTGGATATTCAAGGCCATGGTCTTCATTTCACGTGGAATCAAAAACCTAGAGACGGTATAGGCATCCTAAAGAAGATTGATCGGGTGATGGGTAATGTTTCTTTCTTGGATGATTTTCCGAATGCCCATGTGGTTTATCACCCTTACCGGTTGTCGGACCACACTCCATGTATTTTGAAAACGGCTAGAGAGGTTCGGCTAAAGCCAAAGCCTTTCAAGTTTGCTAATTTCATCGCTGCTAAAGATGGTTTTAAGGAGTGTGTTATGGCTGAATGGAGCAAAAACGTTGTAGGTATTCCGATGCTCTCAGTGGTAAAAAAGCTTCGAAACCTCAAACACCCATTACGGATCCTTCTTCACAAGCAAGGTAATTTGCATGCTAAAGTTAATGATCTTAGAGCTAGTCTGGATGATGTTCATAAGCTGATTGACCAGAACCCGTTTGATGCTGACCTTCGGATCAAAGAATCAAACATTATAAAGGAGCTCCATAGTGCTGCGTATGATGAGGAGTCGTTTGTGAAACAGAAGGCTAAGCTTGATTGGCTTAGTGCGGGAGATGGCAACACGACATATTTCCACAATTTCGTTAAGAGTAGGAATGCAAGGAGCAAAATTCATTCAATCAACGATGCTAATGGTAATCATTTTGAAGGGTCTGATGTGGAATGTGCTATAGTTGATCACTATATGAAGTTTTTGGGAGTTGAATCTGCGGTTGAGGACATGAATCTTGaggatttgttttcaaaaaccgTTAACCCAGTTGAAGCTAATCATATGATTCGGCCAGTGACTCGTGAAGAAATAAAGGCTGCAATGTTCAGTATTGGAGATAATAAAGCTCCAGGGCCAGATGGTTATACGTCAGTCTTTTTCAAGAAAACTTGGGATATAGTGGGTGAAGAGGTCTCGGATGCGATTATGCAGTTTTTTGATAATGGTAAATTGCTTCAGCAGGTTAATCATACTATAATTGCTCTTGTCCCTAAAGTTCCTACTCCCTCGTCGGTGCTAGAATATAGACCCATCTCTTGCTGCAATGTCATTTTTAAATGTATTAGCAAAATTTTGGCAGATCGAATAAAAGGAAGTTTGGGTGGTTTGGTGAATATGAATCAATCAGCGTTCGTTCCGGGTAGGAGGATTTCTGATAATATTCTGCTCACTCAGGAGTTAATGCATAATTACCATCTTCATAAAGGAAAACCAAGGTGTGCCTTCAAGATTGATATTCAGAAAGCCTATGATACGGTTAGCTGGTCTTTTCTAAAGTCTATTCTAACCAATTTTGGTTTTCCAAGTAGAATGGTTGATTGGATTATGACATGTGTTTCCACTGTATCCTTTTCTTTGAGCGTTAATGGGAATCTTTGTGGTTATTTCAAAGGTAAAAGAGGTCTTAGACAAGGTGATCCTATATCCCCTTATTTGTTCACGTTAGTTATGGAAGTTCTTTCGTTGCTGTTACAAAAAGCTGCTGAGCAACATCCTGCTTTCAGATATCATGATAAGTGCAAGCAACAGAAGATTATTAACGTGTCTTTTGCTGATGACTTATTCCTGTTTGTTAATCCTGACATGGTCTCTGTTAAAGTGATGCGAGATACTTTGGAATTGTTTACTAGAATTTCGGGATTATCCCCGAATCTAGCTAAAAGCACTATATTTTTTTGCAATGTCTCTTCCGTGGTCAAGCAGGAAATTCGATCTCTTTTGCCGTTTCAAGAGGGAGATCTCCCTGTTAGGTATTTGGGAGTGCCGCTAATATCTACCAAACTCATGTATAAGGATTGCAAGATTCTAGTGGACCGGGTAGATAAAAAGATTGATCATTGGATGAATAAATCTCTTTCTTTTGCGGGAAGGCTCCAACTGATTAAATCAGTCATATCGGCTATGCACATTTATTGGGCTTCTGTGTTTATGCTTCCGGCTCGCATTATTGGTGATATTGAAAAAAGGATGTGTAATTTTTTATGGAGTGGGGGGCTGAATAAAGTTGCCCATCCTAAAGTGGCATGGAAAAACGTTTGTCTTCCTAAGTCGGAAGGGGGATTGGGTATTCGAAGGATACAAGATATGAACAAAGCTCTTCTCGCGAATCATGTATGGAGTATTTTGCTTAAAAGGGAGTCGCTTTGGGTTAAATGGGTCCATTCTTACAGGATTAAGGGTAAGAATTTTTGGGATATTCCCTTTCGGGGCAGCATGACTTGGGGGTGGCGAAAAATTCTAATGCTTCGAGCTTCCGTTCGTCAGTTTGTTTGGTATGCTATTGGTAATGGCCGGAACACGAATGCGTGGCATGACAACTGGTGCGATCAAAGCCCTTTGGGAGATTTCATTACTCCAAGACGTATACATGGGGCGGGGTTTAATATGAGTTCTAATGTTGCAGATCTTGTAAGTCACCAAAATGAGTGGGTGTGGCCTGCTTCGTGGTTTCAGTTATATCCGGTCTTGAGGAACCTTATGCCGCCAATCCTTAACCAAAATGTTCCAGATAGGTTGATATGGAAGGATAGACAAGATAAGCATAGGGAGTTTAGTGCGACTGAAGTTTGGGAGAACATTCGCATGCGTGGGGAAGAGGTACATTGGGCTGAATTGGTGTGGTTTAGTCAATGTATCCCGAGACACTCGTTTCACATGTGGCTCGTTATTAAAAATAAGCTGAAAACTCAGGATCGTATGGGGATTTCGGACGCCGGTAGTGCAACTAATTTAAATCTCATGTGTTGTCCGCTTTGCTGGAACGGTAAAGATTCTCGTGATCATTTATTTTTTCAATGTTCTTATGGGTTGCAAGTGTGGAATACGGTTAAAGATTTGGCTTACATGGAAACAGTTGATGCCAATTGGGACTCTATTATGAATTGGTTTTCACAAAATCCTTCGGGTAAGTCGTCAGAATCCTTAGTTGGTAAAATGGTTGTTGCTGCTTCAACTTATTTTATCTGGCAAGAAAGAAACAATAGGTTATTTTCTCCAAAGCAGCGGAATGCTGCCTTGATCGCAAATATAATTCTCCATACGGTCCGCATGAAGTTGATGACGTTCAAGGCAGGGAGAGGATCCAAGAACCCGTTATTGTTACAGCGGTGGAAGTTCCAAGTGAAGACTATGAGCATTGACCCAGGCTAG